The DNA region GCCGCCGCCAACGGCCCGCATGGGCGCCGCCGCACCTGGGCGTCCCCGGTGAGCACCGTCATGCCCGGCCCGCGCAGCAGCGCGGCGGTGCCCAGGGCCATGCGCATGGTGGTGCCGGAATTTTCCACATTGACACAGTCTTCGGGAAGTTTCGGACTGCCCGCGATGCCGCGCACCCGCCATTCGCCCTCCGCCTCCTCAATCTCCGCGCCGAACATCCGGTAGGCGCGCCGCGCCGCATGGGCGTCGGCGGAGTCCAGGGGGTGCCTGATGACACTCTCCCCGGGCGCAAGCGCCGCAATGGCGACCGCGCGGATGGTGTGGGATTTTGAGCCGGGAATATGCACCGCCCCTTGCAGGGCTGATTTTTGGATAATGAACTGCATGTGCGGGTCCTTCGGGAAAGGTCCGGCGGCCTGGGCCCGTCCGCCGGTTTGGTCCGGACAGGACAATACTTGTCCCATCCGGGGGGATGCAAGTTTTGACCCTTTGCGGCCTGCCGGTTTTCGCGCATCCCGCCCGTTTTGATATGCTGTGCCCATGACACACAGGCACCGTTTTTACATACCGGAATCAGATGGCATGACACCGGGAGGAGAAGTCCCGCTGCCATCCGGAGAGGCGCATCACGCCCTCAGGGTGCTGCGCATAAAGGCCGGAGAAACGGTGGGGCTCTTCGACGGGCGCGGCACCGAGGCATGGGGCGCCTTCACGCCGGTGGACCGGCGCGCCGCGCTGGTGCGGGTCGAGGGGGTCCGCCGTCATGAGGCGCCGTCC from Candidatus Hydrogenedentota bacterium includes:
- a CDS encoding 3-phosphoshikimate 1-carboxyvinyltransferase, whose amino-acid sequence is MQFIIQKSALQGAVHIPGSKSHTIRAVAIAALAPGESVIRHPLDSADAHAARRAYRMFGAEIEEAEGEWRVRGIAGSPKLPEDCVNVENSGTTMRMALGTAALLRGPGMTVLTGDAQVRRRPCGPLAAA